The Vanessa tameamea isolate UH-Manoa-2023 chromosome 2, ilVanTame1 primary haplotype, whole genome shotgun sequence genome has a segment encoding these proteins:
- the LOC113398206 gene encoding phosphatidylinositol glycan anchor biosynthesis class U protein, with amino-acid sequence MALMRKYFVAGIVRYWLIHTDYWQTIANRVEIATPLNSWKRLIEGVYLYDHGIDPYEGDSFHESPIMLLFFHFILKKVPYLLPLIFTFMDILTAHILYKTSKAFVRLFEETQEKNKQHVAEESKTMLLNKSQLNEAPDYVLSVYLFNPYSVLNCVGMTSTVTQNLLISMSLWGAASGQKLLACIFIALATHQALYPILLVVPISILLADVNKGCNKCSYIRTLLAFVLCWGFLIYISAYIMDGSYRYVYNTYGFILTVPDLKPNIGLFWYFFTEMFEHFRLLFVCAFQINALALYVVPLTLRFHKEPVLLATVLIALSTIFRSYPCVGDVGFYLALLPLWKHLFTFMQQKFIVGCAFIITSVLGPTVWHLWIYSGSANANFFFGVTLSFATAQIFLITDLLFAYIKREFTLKHGSSRRIDDKPAKLVLQ; translated from the exons aTGGCTTTAATGCGGAAATATTTTGTAGCCGGCATAGTGAGATATTGGCTTATTCATACAGACTATTGGCAGACAATTGCTAATAGAGTTGAAATAGCAACGCCTCTGAACTCATGGAAGAGGTTAATTGAAGGAGTATATTTGTACGATCATGGGATAGATCCTTATGAAGGGGACTCGTTTCACGAGTCTCCTATAATGCTTctgttttttcattttatattaaaaaaagtacctTATCTATTACCACTTATATTCACTTTTATGGACATTCTAACTGCACATATTCTATACAAAACTTCGAAGGCGTTTGTTCGACTTTTTGAAGAGACCCAAGAAAAGAACAAACAACATGTAGCTGAGGAATCCAAAACAATGCTTTTGAACAAATCTCAGTTAAATGAAGCACCAGACTATGTTTTgtcagtttatttattcaatccTTATTCTGTATTGAACTGTGTCGGAATGACCAGTACTGTCactcaaaatttattaataagcatGTCTTTGTGGGGAGCTGCAAGTGGACAAAAATTGCTTGCTTGTATATTTATTGCGTTGGCTACTCACCAAGCTCTGTACCCCATTCTTCTGGTTGTaccaatatcaattttattagcaGATGTGAATAAGGGATGTAATAAGTGTTCTTATATTAGAACACTTCTTGCCTTTGTTTTGTGTTGGGGTTTTTTGATTTACATCTCTGCATATATTATGGACGGCTCCTACagatatgtttataatacttatggttttat ACTAACAGTACCGGATTTAAAACCTAATATTGGCCTATTCTGGTACTTCTTCACAGAGATGTTTGAACACTTTAGACTGTTGTTTGTCTGTGCATTCCAAATAAATGCACTGGCACTATATGTAGTTCCTTTAACACTAAGGTTTCATAAAGAACCAGTGTTATTAGCTACAGTGCTAATAGCTCTTTCTACAATATTCAGATCTTATCCTTGTGTGGGCGATGTTGGGTTTTATTTAGCCCTTTTGCCTCTGTGGAAACATCTCtttacat TTATGCAACAAAAATTCATTGTCGGATGCGCATTTATCATCACATCTGTACTTGGACCCACCGTTTGGCATCTATGGATCTACTCTGGTTCCGCCAATGCCAATTTCTTCTTTGGAGTTACACTATCATTTGCAACAGCCCAAATTTTTCTGATAACCGACCTTCTATTTGCCTATATCAAGAGAGAGTTTACACTTAAACATGGTTCATCTCGTAGAATTGACGATAAGCCAGCTAAATTAGTTCTTCAATAA
- the LOC113398207 gene encoding uncharacterized protein LOC113398207, which produces MVLRSVGFLFSIVVACSGSIDIEKYLKTCNRNSPDVNDCLVDAIQNGITAMAGGIKDIGVPPVDPYHQKEQKIEYKNNQIQAKMVTKDILVLGLKESTVRDARLRVDDDSFHLEVDMFSPAVSLSGRYEGSGSYNDLNVVAHGTFVTNMTDLVYTWKLDGKPETINNEVYMKIKSFYMRPDVSNMQVYLTNESPETKELTALGVKIVNENWRLLYKELLPIVQANWDKIGVRVANKIFLKTPFNRLFPNTS; this is translated from the exons atggttTTGCGTTCGGTcggttttttatttagtatagtcGTCGCTTGTTCTGGATCAATTGACATAG AAAAATACTTGAAAACATGTAACAGAAACTCTCCAGATGTGAACGATTGCCTCGTAGACGCTATTCAGAATGGTATCACTGCAATGGCTGGAGGTATTAAGGATATTGGAGTGCCGCCCGTCGACCCCTATCACCAGAAAGAAcaaaaaattgaatacaaaaataatcaa attcaaGCCAAGATGGTTACCAAAGACATACTAGTACTCGGCTTAAAAGAGTCCACCGTTCGAGATGCAAG ACTACGAGTAGATGATGACAGTTTTCATCTAGAAGTTGACATGTTCAGCCCTGCGGTGTCATTGAGCGGTCGATACGAAGGCAGCGGCAGTTACAATGATTTAAATGTCGTCGCTCACGGAACCTTTGTTACAAATATGA cTGACCTTGTATACACGTGGAAGCTAGATGGAAAACCTGAGACAATTAATAATGAAGTATATATGAAGATCAAGTCATTCTACATGAGACCAGATGTTAGTAACATGCAGGTTTATCTTACTAATGAATCGCCGGAAACCAAAGAATTGA CCGCCCTTGGAGTGAAAATAGTCAATGAAAACTGGAGACTGTTGTATAAGGAACTGTTGCCAATAGTACAAGCTAACTGGGATAAAATTGGCGTTAGAGTAGCTAACAAGATCTTCCTGAAAACCCCATTTAATCGTTTGTTCCCTAACACGTCGTAA